In Erigeron canadensis isolate Cc75 chromosome 7, C_canadensis_v1, whole genome shotgun sequence, one DNA window encodes the following:
- the LOC122608185 gene encoding nuclear transcription factor Y subunit B-5-like: MVHNNIGSNSGREILNFTFDAGGTSTTTSHHHQQDQLVLIKEQDRLLPIANVGRIMKQILPPNAKISKEAKETMQECVSEFISFVTGEASDHCRKEKRKTVNGDDVCWAMLNLGFDDYTEPLKKYLHKIRELDGERANHNNNKGGAASSSSNEEKLDHTNNIRHAHHHQETSSNYRSTTTAGNQVPQKAIAPPSTNLFKFNVIDKRNRF; encoded by the coding sequence atggttcacAATAATATAGGCTCTAACTCAGGTAGAGAAATATTAAACTTCACATTTGATGCTGGTGGCACCAGTACCACTActtctcatcatcatcaacaagatcAGCTTGTTCTGATCAAAGAACAAGATCGGTTGCTACCGATAGCGAATGTAGGGCGAATCATGAAGCAAATCCTTCCCCCAAATGCAAAAATCTCCAAAGAAGCCAAAGAAACCATGCAAGAATGTGTTTCTGAGTTCATTAGCTTTGTGACTGGAGAAGCCTCGGATCATTGTCGAAAAGAGAAGAGGAAGACGGTGAATGGAGACGACGTGTGTTGGGCGATGTTGAATCTAGGTTTTGATGATTATACTGAGCCATTGAAGAAGTATTTGCATAAGATTAGGGAACTTGATGGTGAAAGGgctaatcataataataacaaaggGGGGGCTgctagtagtagtagtaatgaAGAGAAATTAGATCATACTAATAATATTCGGCAtgctcatcatcatcaagaaacTTCGTCGAATTACAGATCTACTACTACCGCAGGTAACCAAGTTCCTCAAAAAGCTATTGCTCCCCCCTCCACGAATCTTTTCAAGTTCAACGTTATCGATAAAAGAAATAGATTTTAA